The nucleotide window TTCCAGTTTATAAATATTCCCTTTTTTACATACCCTGCAATAGAAGCAATATTTTCAGTTACACTCATATCTTCCGCAAGACCAAGATCCTGATGAATAACTGCCAAACGCAATCTACCGACTTCCAGGCCAATATCTTCCCCGCCATAAAAGAGCTTACCTTCCTGACAGCTGTATACTCCACTCAATATTTTAATCAAGGTGGACTTTCCCGCCCCATTTTCTCCGAGGAGGGCATGAACCTCACCCCGATAAAAATCCAGGGAAACATTATCCAAGGCTTTGGTCCCTCCGAAGGTTTTGGATATATTCCGAACTTTTAACAAAGGGTCTTCTATCGTCTTGTCTACCGCCATGCCTGTTTCTCCTTTCAGTAAGGCACGGAGGAATCCGGCGTCCATCTTCCTCCGCACCTGTCTGCTGCTTAAATGTCAAACCTCACTGCACACCCCATATTTCTTTATAGTGATCCTGGAAATTATTTCCGGGAGTCCATACACTGTCAGTGCCTCCCTCAGAATCGACATTATCTTTTGTTACGATATGCATCTGAGGAGACCACACATATTGTTCCTCACCGTTGAAATAACGGTTTAATTCATCCACGCACATATATCCAAACAGTAGACCGGGCTCTGGAACTGTCGCCACCTGGTATTCTCCCTTTCGGATCCGTTCATAAGCAGCGTTCTCACCGTCGGACCCAATCAGCTGAATATTCTCCGCTCCTGCATTTCTAATCGTAGGGATCAGATAATCAAAAAACGCGTCTGCTATACAAAGCACATAAAAATCATCCCCATATGTTGATATCCAGCTTGCCATCTTAGAGGGCAGGGTGGTGGCCCAATCGTCTCCGATGGTATAGAATTCCAGAACCTCCATTCCTGCTTGTTCTACGCGCTCTTTCATGGCTTCGCCTTTTACACTGGCAATCGAATGGTTTGCATTGTAGATGATAACCACCTTTCCTTTTCCCTGACTGTCTGCAATCGCATAATCAGCAATGGCATGGCCAATGGATTTAGGGTCTGAGGTATTGTTATACAATAAATTTTCTTTTTCATCCGGACCTACGGTAGCAGAGGCATGGATTCCCACTGTTGGAATACCTTTTTCCTTTGCCTCTTCAATAGATGCCTGAAGGTTTGACGTATTGGCCGAGGTTACAATTCCGTCAACGCCTAAGGCGATCGCCTGAGAAAAGCAGGACATCTCCGTCGTCACATCTCCCTGTCCGTCCATGATCACATATTCCCAGCCGGCAACTTCACAGGCCTCCGCAACTGCATCTCCCCAAAGTGCCTCTCCGCCATTGGAAGAATCCTGATTTATAATCGCGATTGTCTTGCCTTCTGCGATCTTAGGGCCGTCTGTGGGACCCGTCCATTCCGTCCAGGCACCGGTTTCTTTTTCAAATGCCGAAATAATCTCGTCCAGCACTTCGGAACCCGCCTCCTCTTCAGTAGTCTTGGCAACAGTTGTCGTCTCCTCCTTGTCTGCCTCTGTAGTTTCTTTCGCCTTAGTCTCTTCCGTCTTGGTTTCTGCCTTCGTCCCTTCTGTCTCCTTGCTTCCGCAGCCCGCAAAGATTAACGCCATTGTCAGAACCACACACATGACTGCCATAAATTTTCGATACCTTCTCATCTTCTTCCTCCTTTTATACTTTTATCATCAGCCGTTATCGGCCTGATTTCAGCTTTCTTATAAATTCCTCTGATATTCTCGCCTGCTCGATACTCGCTGCCGCGAGCTCCTTCGCCACCTGCATAAGAGGCTTGCCGCCCGCCTCCCTGCCTGTAGGAATGGTCGTTTTGCACTCCGCTCCGTCTAAGCCCCTGACCGCTTCCAGAAGATATTTCGTCTCTTCATCGGGGATGGCGATAAAGCCATACTTATCCGCATGAACAAACATGCCGGGCTCGATGGTAGTCCCGTACATTTCTACTGCTGTGCCGAACCGGACGGGACAGGAGTAGGCGTGTCCCACGCCCAGGCGTTTCGCCAGCATTTTAAATCCTCCGTAAGCCCCCTCATCTACATCTCTGACGTATCCGTCGGTAATGCCGCCGGAGCAGCCCAGTGCCCGATAAGCGTTCCCCGTCACTTCCCCGAAAATAGAACCCTTGCTGTCCGGCGCCTCCAGGTCTTTGGCGATCAAAATCTTGGGGCCGGGAATTCCCGCCAGATATTCATACAGATCGCCAAAAGGATTCT belongs to Qiania dongpingensis and includes:
- a CDS encoding substrate-binding domain-containing protein yields the protein MRRYRKFMAVMCVVLTMALIFAGCGSKETEGTKAETKTEETKAKETTEADKEETTTVAKTTEEEAGSEVLDEIISAFEKETGAWTEWTGPTDGPKIAEGKTIAIINQDSSNGGEALWGDAVAEACEVAGWEYVIMDGQGDVTTEMSCFSQAIALGVDGIVTSANTSNLQASIEEAKEKGIPTVGIHASATVGPDEKENLLYNNTSDPKSIGHAIADYAIADSQGKGKVVIIYNANHSIASVKGEAMKERVEQAGMEVLEFYTIGDDWATTLPSKMASWISTYGDDFYVLCIADAFFDYLIPTIRNAGAENIQLIGSDGENAAYERIRKGEYQVATVPEPGLLFGYMCVDELNRYFNGEEQYVWSPQMHIVTKDNVDSEGGTDSVWTPGNNFQDHYKEIWGVQ
- a CDS encoding RraA family protein, which gives rise to MGAHYLSHADILELRRFNTPTIYNGWEAVADRDRLECNCSWGEITDFTPQMGPMTGFAVTVEYVCGDKAERLSRKNPFGDLYEYLAGIPGPKILIAKDLEAPDSKGSIFGEVTGNAYRALGCSGGITDGYVRDVDEGAYGGFKMLAKRLGVGHAYSCPVRFGTAVEMYGTTIEPGMFVHADKYGFIAIPDEETKYLLEAVRGLDGAECKTTIPTGREAGGKPLMQVAKELAAASIEQARISEEFIRKLKSGR